A part of Helicobacter himalayensis genomic DNA contains:
- the pheT gene encoding phenylalanine--tRNA ligase subunit beta, with the protein MIITKKLLSRFVDMSGVSCECLCERLNSIGLEVESVKILNIPKKVVVGKVLSKRPHPDADKLSVCEVNVGSGVLQIVCGAKNVAKDQFVAVALIGALLPKANGEILEKSILRGVESQGMLCSSTELGLPAVNEGIMVLDKSAGKLVLGSEVADLALFDDYVIELSITPNRGDCLSVLGVARDISACFDLRLKPINDIDNILALGLGRVLGVSVENKLYSCLLYRIAEVKEMSLPLNIALTLALNGTLKADVVQNFLEYGTYMTGVILNAYRLEEMRTYRKRDEDSNSLEVRLSIKKDAQGVEVVSVQEKILSFIGIKHLDTKFQTKSEVIIIEASFVSPKVISEIVFDKKLEVCEEVFYRSSRGSNPNLEQGMNFLCQSMLESSDVLIYSGTHNVEQYTQETKIKTTFAAISEIIGNVLSKEEMTEILKRLKFEIDVTCDENFFMVTVPNYRHDVSNIGDLTEEILRIRGIDSVVSKPLEFSECVQRSTHYLQYKKRREIAHALLANGLNECIHYVFASSNELARLGFVEVDFELGLLNPIASELDTLRTSLIPAMLASSERNTNFGYKAIGLFEIGSVYDAKRTESTRLCVFVSEMAKAECFPHTKGVKWDFYSFASLISNAIGAFSLQNASQHNAKEFASFGFKIESSTQQADTQKNDAFLAFPELLHPYQCGFVYQNGVCVGFIAKLNPHFGNGFVCEIALESLQNTLPQMQEFSRFQKSQRDLTLLLDSKVEFYKIRQVLENAQIPNLESVYPMDIFAESTDKIALSLRLVLRSLHTTLEDKDLQEASKRVLEVLEQNFNAKLKM; encoded by the coding sequence ATGATTATTACAAAAAAATTATTATCTCGTTTTGTGGATATGAGTGGGGTTTCGTGTGAGTGCTTATGTGAGCGTTTGAATAGCATCGGACTAGAGGTTGAAAGCGTTAAGATTCTCAATATTCCCAAAAAAGTCGTGGTTGGTAAAGTCTTGTCAAAAAGACCACATCCTGATGCGGATAAACTTAGCGTGTGCGAGGTAAATGTCGGCTCTGGAGTTTTGCAGATTGTATGTGGGGCAAAAAATGTAGCAAAGGATCAATTTGTCGCAGTTGCGCTTATTGGCGCACTTTTGCCAAAGGCAAATGGCGAGATTCTTGAGAAAAGTATTTTGCGCGGTGTGGAAAGTCAAGGAATGCTATGCTCTAGCACTGAGCTTGGCTTACCTGCGGTGAATGAAGGTATCATGGTGCTTGATAAAAGCGCAGGCAAACTTGTGCTAGGAAGCGAAGTAGCGGATTTGGCGCTTTTTGATGATTATGTTATTGAACTCTCCATCACGCCAAACCGCGGGGATTGCTTGAGTGTGTTAGGCGTTGCGCGCGATATTTCTGCGTGCTTTGATTTACGCTTAAAGCCAATTAATGACATCGATAATATCTTAGCCTTAGGGCTTGGGCGCGTGCTAGGTGTGAGTGTGGAAAACAAGCTTTATTCCTGCCTTTTGTATCGCATTGCCGAGGTTAAGGAAATGAGCCTCCCGCTTAATATCGCGCTTACTCTCGCGCTCAATGGGACGCTAAAAGCTGATGTTGTGCAAAATTTCTTAGAATATGGCACTTATATGACGGGTGTAATTTTAAATGCTTATCGTTTAGAAGAAATGCGCACATATAGAAAAAGAGATGAAGATTCTAATTCTTTGGAAGTGCGGCTCAGTATTAAAAAAGATGCTCAAGGTGTGGAAGTTGTGAGTGTGCAAGAAAAGATTCTCTCTTTCATTGGCATTAAGCATTTGGATACAAAATTCCAAACAAAATCAGAAGTTATCATTATAGAAGCAAGCTTTGTCTCGCCGAAGGTAATTTCAGAGATTGTGTTTGACAAAAAGCTTGAAGTGTGTGAAGAGGTGTTTTACCGCTCAAGTCGTGGGAGCAATCCAAACCTAGAGCAGGGAATGAACTTTTTATGCCAAAGTATGTTGGAATCTAGCGATGTGCTTATTTACTCTGGCACGCATAATGTCGAGCAATACACCCAAGAAACAAAGATTAAGACGACTTTTGCGGCTATTAGCGAGATTATCGGTAATGTGCTAAGCAAGGAAGAGATGACAGAGATTTTGAAGCGTTTGAAGTTTGAAATCGATGTGACCTGCGATGAAAATTTTTTTATGGTGACTGTGCCAAACTATCGCCACGATGTTAGCAATATCGGGGATTTGACGGAGGAGATTTTACGCATTAGAGGTATAGATTCTGTTGTTTCAAAACCGCTTGAATTTAGCGAATGTGTGCAACGTAGCACACATTACTTGCAGTATAAAAAAAGGCGTGAAATTGCGCACGCGCTTTTGGCTAATGGGCTTAATGAGTGCATACACTATGTGTTTGCAAGCTCAAATGAGCTTGCGCGTTTAGGCTTTGTGGAGGTGGATTTTGAACTTGGGCTTTTAAATCCTATTGCCTCTGAACTTGATACCTTGCGCACAAGCCTAATCCCTGCAATGCTTGCAAGTAGCGAGCGTAACACAAACTTTGGCTACAAAGCCATAGGGCTTTTTGAAATTGGCAGTGTGTATGACGCAAAAAGGACAGAATCCACGCGCTTATGCGTGTTTGTAAGCGAAATGGCAAAGGCTGAGTGCTTCCCACACACAAAGGGCGTGAAATGGGATTTTTACAGCTTTGCAAGCCTCATAAGCAATGCTATTGGTGCATTTAGCTTGCAAAATGCCTCACAGCATAATGCAAAAGAATTTGCGTCTTTTGGCTTTAAGATAGAATCTAGCACGCAGCAAGCAGATACTCAAAAAAATGACGCGTTTTTAGCATTCCCAGAGCTTTTGCACCCATATCAATGTGGCTTTGTGTATCAAAATGGCGTGTGCGTGGGCTTTATCGCAAAGCTTAATCCGCACTTTGGGAATGGCTTTGTATGTGAAATCGCGCTTGAAAGCTTGCAAAATACACTTCCACAAATGCAGGAATTTTCAAGATTCCAGAAATCCCAGCGTGATTTAACACTTTTGCTAGATTCTAAAGTGGAGTTTTACAAAATCCGTCAAGTGCTTGAAAACGCGCAGATTCCAAACCTTGAAAGTGTGTATCCAATGGATATTTTTGCAGAATCTACCGATAAAATCGCGCTTTCCTTGCGTCTTGTTTTACGCTCCTTGCACACCACGCTTGAGGATAAGGACTTGCAAGAGGCTAGCAAGCGTGTTTTAGAGGTGCTTGAGCAGAACTTCAATGCTAAGCTAAAAATGTGA
- the aroA gene encoding 3-phosphoshikimate 1-carboxyvinyltransferase: MRVTSIAPAQKFSLEIADIASDKSLSHRCAIFALLSKGACEVKNYLLAEDTLDSLNIAKNLGLQVEQKDIGHFVFTPPSAIVEPSDVLNCGNAGTAMRLYTGLLAGVEGYFVLSGDKYLNARPMKRVIAPLSAIGAQIYARAQNTLAPLSIVGRQLEGFCYESLISSAQVKSAMILAGLSANAPCHFSEPLLSRDHTERMLGAMGVKFDTKTAQDGKVMIDFNPLAKGQRLESFNFEVPSDPSSAFYFALAACVMDCEVVLKNVLLNPTRIQAFEVLREMGAQITYRKKQSSLEDVGDIEVKAASLRAVRVSEHISWLIDEIPALSIAFALAQGKSEVRNAKELRVKESDRISCVVQGLRAMGIECEEFEDGFSVQGGSLKPARINSFGDHRIAMSFAIACLVCGGEIEDSACIDVSFPNFLELLGRIARVDSHNI; this comes from the coding sequence ATGCGTGTAACAAGTATTGCGCCGGCTCAAAAATTTTCCCTAGAAATTGCAGATATTGCTAGTGATAAATCACTTTCTCATCGTTGTGCGATTTTTGCGCTTTTAAGCAAAGGCGCTTGTGAGGTGAAAAACTATCTTTTAGCTGAGGATACATTAGATTCCCTTAATATTGCTAAAAATTTAGGCTTGCAAGTGGAACAAAAGGATATTGGGCATTTTGTATTCACGCCCCCAAGCGCAATAGTTGAGCCAAGCGATGTGCTAAATTGTGGCAATGCAGGCACGGCGATGCGCCTTTATACCGGGCTTTTGGCGGGTGTTGAAGGGTATTTTGTGTTAAGTGGAGATAAGTATTTAAACGCACGCCCAATGAAGCGCGTCATTGCTCCACTTAGTGCTATTGGCGCACAAATTTATGCGCGAGCGCAAAATACTTTAGCACCGCTAAGCATTGTTGGTAGGCAGCTAGAGGGTTTTTGCTATGAAAGCTTAATTTCTAGTGCGCAGGTAAAAAGCGCGATGATTCTTGCAGGGCTTAGTGCGAATGCGCCGTGTCATTTTAGTGAGCCACTTTTGAGCCGCGATCACACGGAGAGAATGTTAGGGGCTATGGGTGTTAAATTTGATACAAAAACCGCACAAGATGGAAAAGTGATGATTGATTTCAATCCTTTAGCAAAAGGGCAGAGATTAGAATCTTTTAATTTTGAAGTGCCAAGTGACCCTTCAAGTGCATTTTATTTCGCTCTGGCGGCGTGTGTGATGGATTGTGAAGTGGTGTTAAAAAATGTCCTTCTCAATCCTACACGAATTCAAGCTTTTGAAGTCCTGCGTGAGATGGGCGCGCAAATCACCTATCGCAAAAAACAAAGCAGCTTAGAAGATGTGGGTGATATTGAAGTTAAGGCTGCTAGTTTGCGTGCAGTGCGTGTAAGCGAGCATATTTCTTGGCTTATTGACGAGATTCCAGCGCTTAGTATTGCTTTTGCCTTAGCGCAGGGGAAAAGCGAGGTGCGCAATGCAAAAGAATTGCGCGTTAAAGAATCTGATAGAATCTCGTGCGTAGTGCAGGGCTTGCGTGCGATGGGGATAGAGTGCGAAGAGTTTGAAGATGGCTTTAGTGTGCAGGGTGGGAGTTTAAAGCCAGCGCGTATAAATTCTTTTGGTGACCATCGCATTGCGATGAGCTTTGCGATTGCCTGTCTTGTGTGCGGTGGGGAGATTGAAGATAGCGCGTGCATTGATGTGTCGTTTCCTAATTTTTTAGAGCTTTTAGGCAGGATTGCTCGCGTAGATTCTCATAATATTTAA
- a CDS encoding 4-hydroxy-3-methylbut-2-enyl diphosphate reductase yields the protein MQVKLAQNYGFCFGVKRAIKIAQDHKDSITLGPLIHNAKEISRLKRDFNVDTSETLENLQKGRQLIVRTHGIPKNDLKKLQNQQFDIIDATCPYVRKPQMIVEEMSKEGYDIIVFGDKEHPEVKGVVSYAENGANVVANFEELQNLCLGKKITLISQTTKQPEVFAKIAGYLSVHCAEVRVFNTICNATFDNQSAADTLSKEVDIMIIVGGKNSSNTKQLFMICKNNCAHSYLVEDESELECAWFEGKKICGITAGASTPDWIIQKVQEKVLAY from the coding sequence ATGCAAGTCAAACTCGCGCAAAATTATGGCTTTTGCTTTGGTGTGAAGCGCGCGATAAAAATCGCCCAAGACCATAAAGATTCTATAACCTTAGGACCGCTTATTCACAACGCTAAGGAGATTAGCAGGCTCAAGCGAGATTTTAATGTCGATACAAGTGAGACTTTAGAGAATCTGCAAAAAGGCAGACAGCTCATCGTCCGCACGCATGGGATTCCCAAAAATGATTTAAAAAAGTTGCAAAACCAGCAATTTGATATTATTGACGCCACGTGCCCTTATGTGCGTAAGCCACAAATGATAGTTGAGGAGATGAGCAAGGAGGGCTATGATATTATCGTTTTTGGTGATAAAGAGCACCCCGAAGTCAAGGGTGTGGTGAGCTATGCGGAAAATGGCGCGAATGTAGTTGCGAACTTTGAGGAATTACAGAATCTGTGTTTGGGAAAGAAAATCACGCTTATTTCTCAAACAACAAAACAACCTGAAGTGTTTGCAAAGATTGCTGGGTATTTGAGCGTGCATTGTGCTGAAGTGCGGGTGTTTAATACTATTTGTAATGCGACCTTTGATAACCAGAGTGCGGCAGATACTCTAAGCAAGGAAGTTGATATTATGATAATTGTTGGCGGAAAAAACTCTTCAAACACAAAGCAGCTTTTTATGATTTGCAAAAATAACTGCGCACATAGCTATTTGGTCGAAGATGAAAGTGAGCTAGAGTGCGCGTGGTTTGAGGGTAAAAAAATATGTGGCATCACAGCGGGTGCGAGCACACCAGACTGGATTATCCAAAAAGTGCAAGAAAAGGTGCTTGCGTATTGA
- a CDS encoding succinyldiaminopimelate transaminase, with the protein MLTQFQSYPFQKLSALLEGLDAPQGKLYLSIGEPQFPTPQNILDSLTQNASLLNKYPKSNGEDFLRTAQLGFIKERFALELESTQILPTFGTREVLFNFPQFYLFGKSMPTIAYPNPFYQIYEGAAIASNARIVLMELRKQNAFKPTLTKAQLQEVDLVILNSPNNPTGATLSLDELAEWVRLAQEYNFVILSDECYSEIYAKEPPASILQACIKAGNHSFSQILALNSISKRSNAPGLRSGFIAGDAQILKAYSLYRTYVGCANPLPLQKAAAIAWQDFSAPEHSRAIYAQNLSLAQEFFPQAQIAPYSFYLWLEVGEDTEFCKYLYTQEGVVVLPGSFLGRNDAGKGFVRIALVYESAIIKDALKRIKSALARFEGTQ; encoded by the coding sequence ATGCTGACGCAATTTCAAAGCTACCCATTCCAAAAGCTTAGTGCCCTGCTTGAGGGTTTAGATGCGCCACAAGGAAAACTCTATCTTAGCATAGGCGAGCCGCAATTCCCCACACCGCAAAACATTCTAGATTCTCTCACGCAAAATGCCAGCCTTCTTAATAAATACCCAAAATCCAACGGCGAGGACTTTTTGCGCACCGCACAGCTAGGATTTATCAAAGAGCGTTTTGCGCTTGAGTTAGAATCTACGCAGATTCTCCCCACTTTTGGCACGCGCGAGGTGCTTTTTAATTTCCCGCAATTTTATCTTTTTGGCAAATCTATGCCTACCATCGCTTATCCTAACCCTTTTTATCAAATCTATGAGGGTGCGGCGATTGCTTCAAATGCGCGCATTGTGCTAATGGAGCTGCGCAAGCAAAATGCCTTTAAGCCCACACTTACAAAAGCGCAGTTGCAAGAAGTTGATTTGGTGATTCTCAATTCGCCAAATAACCCAACAGGCGCGACTTTAAGCCTTGATGAGTTGGCGGAATGGGTGCGCTTAGCGCAAGAATATAATTTCGTGATTCTAAGCGATGAGTGTTATAGTGAAATTTATGCCAAAGAGCCACCAGCAAGCATTTTGCAAGCGTGCATAAAAGCGGGCAATCATAGCTTTAGCCAAATTTTAGCACTCAATTCTATCTCGAAGCGCTCAAACGCGCCGGGTTTGCGTAGCGGATTTATTGCGGGTGATGCGCAGATTCTCAAAGCTTACAGCCTGTATCGCACTTATGTGGGTTGCGCGAACCCGCTTCCTTTGCAAAAAGCCGCAGCCATAGCGTGGCAGGATTTTTCCGCGCCCGAGCATTCTCGCGCCATTTACGCGCAGAATCTTTCCCTTGCCCAAGAGTTTTTCCCGCAGGCTCAAATTGCACCTTATAGTTTTTATCTGTGGCTTGAAGTTGGCGAGGATACGGAGTTTTGCAAATATCTTTACACGCAAGAAGGCGTCGTTGTTTTGCCCGGAAGTTTTCTAGGGCGCAATGACGCAGGAAAGGGCTTTGTGCGTATCGCGCTTGTGTATGAAAGTGCAATTATCAAAGACGCGCTCAAACGCATAAAATCCGCACTTGCAAGATTTGAAGGCACGCAATAA
- the murC gene encoding UDP-N-acetylmuramate--L-alanine ligase: MRIHFIGIGGIGISGLARFLLAQGAEISGSDIAESSSVKMLKKLGVPITIPHSRECITNQDLVIHSAIIKPDNIEILRARELGIEVFSRAQALEFILKDKRVFSVCGAHGKSTTSAMLASIFPDFGAIIGADSKEFGSNVRALACESLIFEADESDKSFLNSNPYYAIIPNAEPEHMETYNNDLEEFYSAYRAFLHKAKKRVVSNSDAFLANCNLPCVRLDPAKDITDISYFLRDNEPCTRFKLRDFGEFEVYGFGEHIALNASLAILCALDFGKGAEEIRHNLAQFRGIKKRFDILTHGDCVIIDDYAHHPTEITATLKSVQIYKNLSGQNYVSVIFQPHKYSRLLHNLESFKRCFDGLCDELVILPIWRAGEEPLDIDLRKEFAHLNPLFASHIKRDGDSLLLFDKECVLKRLDSGIIIGLGAGDITYQLRTQ, translated from the coding sequence TTGAGAATCCATTTTATCGGTATTGGTGGCATTGGCATTTCAGGTTTGGCACGCTTTTTATTAGCGCAAGGCGCGGAGATTAGCGGTAGCGATATTGCAGAATCTAGCAGTGTAAAAATGCTTAAAAAGCTCGGTGTCCCTATTACAATCCCGCACAGCAGGGAATGTATCACCAACCAAGATTTAGTCATTCACTCTGCTATCATCAAGCCCGATAATATCGAGATTCTGCGCGCGCGCGAGCTTGGGATTGAGGTGTTTTCCCGCGCGCAAGCCTTAGAGTTTATTCTCAAGGACAAGCGCGTTTTTAGCGTGTGTGGCGCACATGGCAAAAGCACCACAAGTGCTATGCTTGCAAGCATTTTCCCCGATTTTGGTGCAATCATCGGCGCAGATTCTAAAGAATTTGGCTCAAATGTCCGCGCATTAGCGTGTGAAAGTCTCATTTTTGAAGCTGATGAATCTGACAAGAGCTTTTTAAACTCAAATCCCTACTACGCGATAATCCCAAATGCCGAACCCGAGCATATGGAGACTTATAACAATGACTTGGAAGAATTTTACTCTGCTTACCGCGCATTTTTACACAAGGCAAAAAAGCGCGTGGTGAGCAATTCTGATGCATTTTTGGCAAATTGTAATTTGCCTTGCGTGCGTTTAGACCCAGCCAAAGATATTACAGACATTAGCTATTTTTTGAGAGACAACGAGCCCTGCACGCGCTTTAAACTCCGTGATTTTGGCGAGTTTGAGGTCTATGGTTTTGGTGAGCATATCGCGTTAAATGCTTCTTTGGCGATTCTCTGCGCGCTTGATTTTGGGAAAGGTGCAGAGGAGATACGGCACAATTTAGCGCAGTTTAGAGGCATTAAAAAGCGCTTTGATATTCTCACGCACGGGGATTGTGTCATCATTGATGACTACGCTCATCATCCAACTGAAATCACCGCCACGCTCAAAAGCGTGCAAATTTACAAGAATCTAAGCGGGCAAAACTATGTGAGCGTGATTTTCCAACCGCACAAATACTCACGCCTTTTGCATAATTTAGAATCTTTCAAACGTTGTTTTGATGGGCTTTGCGATGAGTTGGTGATTTTACCCATTTGGCGCGCTGGAGAAGAGCCACTTGATATTGACTTGCGCAAGGAGTTCGCGCATTTAAACCCACTTTTTGCAAGCCATATCAAACGCGATGGAGATTCTTTATTGCTTTTTGATAAGGAATGCGTGCTAAAGCGCCTAGATTCTGGCATTATCATCGGACTTGGTGCAGGCGACATCACCTACCAACTTCGCACACAATAA
- a CDS encoding acetyl-CoA carboxylase subunit A, producing the protein MLTKILIANRGEIAVRIIRACRDLHIQSVAIYSRADKDSMHVKMADESYEISDDPLRGYLDSDLIVEAALKLGVDAIHPGYGFLSENATFAKKVQDAGIIWIGPNSEVIAKMGDKNQARAIMQKHGIPVVPGTEPLNELSIEEISKIAQKIGYPVILKASAGGGGRGIRVVEKESELAESFNACKREAMAFFKNDDVFMEKYITNPRHIEFQILADNYGNTIHLLERDCSIQRRHQKLIEIAPSPLISEDLRRRMGATAVAAAKAVGYTNAGTVEFLLDDFNRFYFMEMNTRIQVEHGVTEEITGLDLVGRQIRVAGGEILDLNQSDIHAQGYAIEARINAEDVSNDFVPNPGKITTYYPALGPFVRVDSCIYKDYVIPPFYDSMIAKLIVRASSYDLAVNKLARALQEFTIRGVKTTIPFLKNICHDKDFRRGDFDTSFLEQKITSLIPESSENSDDLVAAIATAIAVRCGA; encoded by the coding sequence ATGCTTACAAAAATTCTGATTGCTAATCGTGGCGAAATCGCAGTGCGCATAATTCGCGCGTGTAGGGACTTACACATACAAAGTGTGGCGATTTACTCACGCGCGGATAAAGATTCTATGCATGTCAAAATGGCTGATGAATCTTATGAGATAAGCGATGATCCACTGCGTGGCTATTTAGATTCTGATTTAATCGTGGAGGCGGCGTTAAAACTTGGCGTAGATGCGATACATCCGGGTTATGGATTTTTAAGCGAGAATGCCACATTTGCTAAAAAAGTGCAAGATGCCGGGATTATTTGGATAGGACCTAATAGCGAAGTTATCGCCAAAATGGGTGATAAAAACCAAGCACGCGCAATTATGCAAAAACACGGAATCCCAGTCGTGCCCGGCACCGAGCCACTTAACGAACTGAGTATCGAGGAAATCTCTAAAATTGCACAAAAAATCGGCTATCCTGTGATTTTAAAAGCAAGTGCTGGTGGCGGAGGCAGAGGCATACGCGTGGTGGAGAAAGAAAGTGAGCTTGCAGAATCTTTTAATGCGTGCAAGCGCGAGGCAATGGCGTTTTTCAAAAATGATGATGTTTTTATGGAAAAATACATTACAAACCCCCGCCACATTGAGTTTCAGATACTTGCAGATAATTATGGCAATACAATCCACCTTTTGGAACGTGATTGCTCTATTCAGCGTCGCCATCAAAAACTCATAGAAATCGCGCCAAGCCCGCTTATAAGCGAGGATTTGCGTCGCAGAATGGGCGCTACTGCTGTGGCTGCTGCAAAAGCTGTGGGCTACACAAATGCCGGAACCGTGGAATTTTTACTCGATGATTTCAATCGCTTTTATTTTATGGAGATGAATACGCGCATACAGGTTGAGCACGGCGTGACAGAGGAGATTACAGGGCTTGATTTGGTAGGAAGGCAGATTCGCGTGGCAGGCGGGGAGATTTTGGATTTAAACCAAAGCGATATTCACGCGCAGGGCTACGCGATTGAAGCGCGCATTAATGCTGAAGATGTCTCAAATGACTTCGTGCCAAATCCGGGCAAAATAACGACTTATTACCCTGCACTTGGTCCTTTCGTGCGTGTGGATAGTTGTATTTACAAGGATTATGTAATTCCGCCTTTTTATGACTCTATGATTGCAAAGCTCATCGTGCGCGCTTCAAGCTACGACCTTGCGGTAAATAAGCTCGCGCGTGCATTGCAGGAATTTACCATTCGCGGGGTGAAAACAACAATCCCGTTTTTGAAAAATATTTGCCACGACAAAGATTTCCGTCGAGGGGATTTTGACACTTCATTTTTGGAACAAAAAATCACTTCTCTAATCCCAGAATCTAGCGAAAACTCCGATGATTTAGTCGCCGCCATAGCTACGGCAATCGCTGTGAGATGTGGCGCGTAG
- a CDS encoding bifunctional ADP-dependent NAD(P)H-hydrate dehydratase/NAD(P)H-hydrate epimerase — MQNVYESVSALDRRVCEKFELSAQILVENAANAILELIKQKAHKKSVVTIICGSGDNGADGYALARKLSGSYRVRIYQAKEPKTPLCVEMHQKARLVEEIRFISKLTPCDVVVDCLFGSGLKGRVDSSLNEIIVQSNLIARLNIACDVPSGLLGEGEITPKEAQLFETTDSVNDTQAIFKAHYTMCMGALKSTLLSDEAKDYVGEIIVAELGVSRQNYEIASSLKLLETSDMCLPTRENQNAHKGSFGHLCVFMGNKSGAGALSAQAGFAFGAGLVSVVDKRSLDRGELPLELMKVRAIPQNVSAYALGMGLGEFSPKVLNELAQRSEPCVIDADALHCKEILEVLEYKSLLDSTPREIVLTPHPKEFSALLEICGFGRVGALKWQDKMRLAMEFSAKFPHTTLLLKGATTIIAKNQKLFFNTLGSVALAKGGSGDVLAGMIGALLAQGYDGLKATISASLAHALAGGLESCTYALTPQKIIANLAKLETLHL; from the coding sequence ATGCAGAATGTCTATGAGAGCGTGAGTGCGCTTGATAGGCGCGTATGTGAGAAGTTTGAGCTAAGCGCGCAGATTTTGGTAGAAAATGCTGCAAACGCGATACTGGAGCTTATTAAGCAAAAAGCACATAAAAAAAGTGTGGTAACTATTATTTGCGGGAGTGGTGATAATGGTGCAGATGGCTACGCGCTCGCAAGGAAGCTAAGCGGAAGCTATCGCGTGAGAATCTATCAGGCAAAAGAGCCAAAGACGCCACTTTGCGTGGAAATGCACCAAAAAGCGCGCTTGGTTGAAGAAATACGATTTATTAGCAAACTTACGCCTTGTGATGTTGTGGTAGATTGTCTTTTTGGGAGCGGACTTAAGGGGCGTGTGGATTCTAGTTTAAATGAGATTATTGTGCAAAGTAATCTCATCGCAAGGCTCAATATCGCGTGTGATGTTCCCAGCGGGCTTTTGGGTGAAGGCGAAATCACGCCAAAAGAAGCACAACTCTTTGAAACTACGGATTCTGTTAATGACACGCAAGCCATTTTCAAAGCACATTACACAATGTGTATGGGTGCGCTTAAAAGCACGCTTCTAAGCGATGAGGCAAAAGACTATGTGGGGGAAATCATCGTAGCAGAGCTTGGGGTTTCAAGGCAAAATTACGAAATTGCCTCATCTCTCAAGCTCCTTGAAACAAGCGATATGTGCCTACCAACGCGGGAAAATCAAAACGCGCATAAGGGGAGTTTTGGGCATTTGTGCGTTTTTATGGGAAATAAAAGCGGTGCGGGTGCGCTAAGTGCGCAGGCAGGGTTTGCCTTTGGTGCGGGATTAGTAAGCGTGGTGGATAAGCGCTCGCTTGATAGGGGTGAATTGCCTTTAGAGCTTATGAAAGTGCGCGCAATCCCACAAAATGTCAGCGCATACGCGCTTGGTATGGGGCTAGGCGAGTTTAGCCCAAAGGTGCTAAATGAGTTGGCGCAACGGAGTGAACCTTGCGTAATTGATGCGGACGCATTGCATTGTAAAGAAATACTTGAAGTTTTAGAGTATAAAAGTTTGCTAGATTCCACGCCGCGTGAAATCGTGCTAACACCGCACCCAAAGGAATTTAGCGCGCTTTTAGAAATTTGTGGCTTTGGGCGCGTGGGTGCGCTTAAATGGCAGGATAAAATGCGCCTTGCTATGGAATTTAGCGCGAAATTTCCACATACTACACTTTTGCTCAAAGGCGCAACCACCATCATTGCGAAAAATCAAAAGCTATTTTTTAACACATTGGGAAGTGTCGCATTGGCAAAAGGCGGAAGTGGCGATGTGCTAGCAGGTATGATTGGTGCGCTTTTAGCACAGGGCTATGATGGACTAAAAGCCACAATTAGTGCGAGCTTAGCTCACGCACTTGCTGGAGGCTTAGAATCCTGCACCTATGCGCTCACACCACAAAAAATCATCGCAAATCTTGCGAAACTAGAAACACTACATTTATAA
- a CDS encoding thiazole synthase, whose amino-acid sequence MQKSQKDLENLLNALDVPLVIGNKTLQSRLIVGSGKYKDFKTTREATLVSGADVITIAVRRVNILDSTQENLLDYFKDTQISFLPNSAGCVNANEAITLFRLVREACGIDFIKLEIIGDTQKTLYPDVIETLKACEILAKEGFCVLAYTNDDPIMAKNLESAGASAVMPLAAPIGSGLGIQNRYNVLFIKEAVRVPVIVDAGIGCASDAAVAMELGADGVLTNTAIATARNPLLMAYAMKHAVIAGRASFLAGRMEKKPYASASSPTQGMPKL is encoded by the coding sequence ATGCAAAAATCACAAAAAGACTTGGAAAATCTCTTAAATGCGCTTGATGTGCCATTAGTCATTGGCAATAAAACCTTGCAATCGCGCCTTATTGTCGGAAGCGGGAAATATAAGGATTTCAAAACCACGAGAGAAGCCACGCTTGTCTCTGGCGCAGATGTCATCACCATAGCTGTGCGAAGGGTGAATATTTTAGATTCCACGCAGGAAAATTTGCTGGATTATTTTAAGGACACGCAAATTTCATTCTTGCCAAACTCTGCTGGGTGCGTGAATGCAAATGAGGCAATTACGCTTTTTAGACTTGTGAGGGAGGCTTGTGGGATTGATTTTATTAAGCTTGAAATTATTGGCGATACGCAAAAAACGCTCTATCCTGATGTGATTGAGACGCTGAAGGCGTGCGAGATTCTCGCAAAAGAGGGTTTTTGCGTGTTGGCTTACACAAATGATGATCCTATTATGGCAAAGAATTTAGAATCTGCGGGTGCAAGTGCGGTAATGCCCCTAGCTGCACCCATTGGTAGCGGACTTGGGATACAAAATCGCTATAATGTTTTATTTATCAAAGAAGCAGTACGCGTGCCTGTGATTGTTGATGCGGGCATTGGGTGCGCATCTGATGCGGCGGTGGCAATGGAGCTTGGCGCTGATGGGGTGCTGACAAATACCGCAATCGCTACCGCGCGAAACCCCTTGCTTATGGCATATGCGATGAAACACGCAGTAATCGCTGGACGTGCGAGCTTCCTAGCTGGTAGGATGGAGAAAAAGCCCTACGCAAGCGCGAGCTCACCAACACAAGGTATGCCAAAACTTTAA